From Calorimonas adulescens:
TATTTCCTTAGCCAATTTTGTAAATATCCTGCCTTTTTGAGCATCTGTCTTTTCCTTTTTGTGCTTTATATTAGCCCATTTTGAGTGACCTGACATGGTTAAAACCTCCTATATAAATTTCTATAAATTGCCTGTGTATATTTGATATAAGAAGTCAATGTATTACTGGCTCTTATATCAAAATAAAATCTTTCTGCTTCTGCTGCATTTTTATTTATGCAGTGAATAAAGCCATATTCTATTGTATCATAAAAATTGTTTCAGGAATACCTTTTTATATGAATACGTAAACTTGATTATACGGCAATTATCTTAATAAGGGATATAAAAACAAGGCAAGCATGGCATATGACATCAGGCAAATATATATTGATGCCATAGCCATGCCTCTGTGAACTTTTTTACTGTTAATTTACGTCATCAAAAATCTTAGCTGTTCCACACTCTTACATGCCGCCGCTTAAACCTACAACTATACCGTCGGCTTCAACTTCTTTTACACAATCCCTCACCCAATTTACAATCTTCTCAGCAAGTACTTCTACACTCATTATTATATCTCCTCAAAATTAAATAGTTCAGTGCTTAAATACCTTTCACCTGTATCAGGTGCCACCACAATTACTCTTTTACCATGTCCCAACCTCTTTGCAATCTTCAAGGAAGCATAGATGGCAGCTCCGCTAGATATTCCAAGCAATATACCCTCTTTTATTCCTACCTGTCTTGCGGTCTCAAGAGCATCTTCGTCCCTTACTCTTATCACCTCATCTATGAGGGATTCGTCAAGTACTGCAGGGATAAATCCAGCGCCTATGCCCTGTATTTTGTGAGGAGAAGGAATGCCTCCTGATAGGACCGGTGAAGCATCTGGCTCTACTGCAAAAAGTTTTATAGATGGAATTTCTCTTTTGAGTACCTTTCCCACACCGGTGAGTGTACCACCTGTTCCAACTCCTGCTACAAAGGCATCTATATCTTTGCCCATATCCTTTAATATCTCTTGGGCTGTTGTCTTTTCATGTATCTCAGGATTAGCTGGATTTTCAAACTGCTGTGGCATAAAAAAATCTTCATTCTCATTAAGAAGTTCCTCGGCTTTTTTAATAGCCCCTTTCATACCCGCTGAACCTGGTGTAAGAACAAGCTCTGCACCATACGCTTTCAACAGTTTTCTTCTTTCAATGCTCATGGTCTCAGGCATTACAAGGATAACCCTATATCCTTTTGAAGCGCCTACCATGGCCAGGCCAATCCCCGTATTTCCGCTGGTGGGCTCCACAATTGTCATACCCGGCTTCAATATACCCTTTTTTTCCGCATCCTCTATCATGTTCAGAGCAATCCTATCCTTTACGCTTCCTCCTGGATTGAAATATTCCAGTTTTATATACACTTCGGCACTATCCTCATCTACTATGTTATTCAGTTTTACAATAGGTGTATTACCTATAAGCTCATATATTCGATTAGCTAACATATTTAAAACCCCCTATGGCAATAATATTTATTGCTATCATATTGAGTGTTGCATCATAAACACTCTTATCATAACTGAAAGGTTAAAAAATGCATACAATTGAATTTGTCAAACTCTCACTTATAGGTTTAATAACAGGAATACTTAATGGACTCTTTGGGTCTGGTGGAGGTACTATTGTAGTCCCAGCCCTGAACCTGATAATGAAAGCAGAGGTACACAAATGCCACGCTACAGCCATAGCAGTCATTCTGCCACTCACCGTGGTGAGCTCATTCATTTATATATTTAATGGCATAACCGACTGGCCACTCACCATAAAAGTTGGGCTTGGAAGTGTAGTAGGAGGTTGCATTGGTGCTTTACTGCTGAATAAAATAAAATCTACCCTGCTAAAAAAACTTTTTGGCATTTTTATGATAGCAGCTGCAGTCAGGATGTGGTTCAATTGATATTTTTCGCTATTGGCCTGGCCGCCGGTATAATAGGTGGTATGGGTATAGGAGGTGGTACCATAATGATACCCGCCCTTACTATATTCTTAAACGTTACCCAGCATACCTCGCAGAGTATAAACCTGATCACTTTCATCCCTATGGCTGTGGTAGCTCTTATTATACACATAAGGCAAAGAAATATAACTATAAAATACCTTTTGCCTTTAATAACGGGAGGCATCTTAGGCAGTGTCGCAGGCTCGTATCTGGCTATAAGCCTGTCCACGATAATATTAAAGAGGATATTTGCTATATTCTTATTAATAATGGGGATTTATGAGATTTTTAGTAAGACTCCAAAGCAGTAATCAATGTTCAAGGCATCTGACTATCTTGTAGATAACCTCTGCATCACACAGTCGTGATGCACCACCTTGAGGCCAAGACTCTCTCCCAGTGCAATCATCTCATCACTTTCTGCACCTGGTCGAAACCAGATAAATTCACATCTGCCCATGCATTTTTTGATAGGGCCTCATCAACCAGCTCTTCCATAGTAAAGTACCTCCAATCATATAATCAACTTTCCCTCTGATACGGGTAGATAAGTCTCCCCTTGGATGTCAATTATACATCTTCCTGATGTAATATCTACAGTATCAGAAAATACTGCATCCTCAGTGCCCTTTCGTAGATATAGCTTATACTCAATCCTGTCAGT
This genomic window contains:
- a CDS encoding sulfite exporter TauE/SafE family protein, translating into MIFFAIGLAAGIIGGMGIGGGTIMIPALTIFLNVTQHTSQSINLITFIPMAVVALIIHIRQRNITIKYLLPLITGGILGSVAGSYLAISLSTIILKRIFAIFLLIMGIYEIFSKTPKQ
- a CDS encoding sulfite exporter TauE/SafE family protein, giving the protein MHTIEFVKLSLIGLITGILNGLFGSGGGTIVVPALNLIMKAEVHKCHATAIAVILPLTVVSSFIYIFNGITDWPLTIKVGLGSVVGGCIGALLLNKIKSTLLKKLFGIFMIAAAVRMWFN
- the cysK gene encoding cysteine synthase A; amino-acid sequence: MLANRIYELIGNTPIVKLNNIVDEDSAEVYIKLEYFNPGGSVKDRIALNMIEDAEKKGILKPGMTIVEPTSGNTGIGLAMVGASKGYRVILVMPETMSIERRKLLKAYGAELVLTPGSAGMKGAIKKAEELLNENEDFFMPQQFENPANPEIHEKTTAQEILKDMGKDIDAFVAGVGTGGTLTGVGKVLKREIPSIKLFAVEPDASPVLSGGIPSPHKIQGIGAGFIPAVLDESLIDEVIRVRDEDALETARQVGIKEGILLGISSGAAIYASLKIAKRLGHGKRVIVVAPDTGERYLSTELFNFEEI